The following proteins are encoded in a genomic region of Terriglobales bacterium:
- the nuoD gene encoding NADH dehydrogenase (quinone) subunit D — translation MAHLSATPVIEREQDRTMILNMGPQHPSTHGVLRLVLEIDGETVVRIMPDIGYLHTGIEKTCEAKFYQQVVPLTDRIDYLCPMTNNLCYVLAVEKLLGMEIPPRAQWIRVMLNELTRINSHLVWLGTHALDIGAMSVFLYCFREREDVLRLFEMVSGQRMMTSYFRVGGLALEPPLGFFERVRKFVDRFPDRVDEYEDLLTSNPIWMERTKGVGYISPEDALALGATGPTLRAAGIDFDLRRDMPYSGYGNFQFDVPVSTDSDVFARYMLRVHEMRESTNMVLQALAGVPEGPIKAEAPKVVLPDREAMKTQMEALIYHFKIITEGFAVPAGEVYQAVESPRGEMGYYVVSDGTAKPYRVHMRAPSFANLQALPKMCEGRLIADVVAAIGSIDIVLGEIDR, via the coding sequence ATGGCACACCTTTCCGCAACCCCGGTGATTGAGCGCGAGCAAGACCGCACCATGATCCTGAACATGGGACCGCAGCACCCATCCACTCACGGAGTGCTGCGCCTGGTGCTGGAAATTGATGGCGAGACGGTGGTGCGGATCATGCCGGACATTGGATACCTGCACACCGGGATCGAGAAAACCTGCGAGGCGAAGTTTTATCAACAGGTGGTGCCGCTGACGGATCGCATTGACTACCTCTGCCCAATGACCAACAACCTGTGCTACGTGCTGGCAGTGGAGAAGCTGCTGGGGATGGAGATCCCGCCGCGAGCGCAGTGGATCCGGGTGATGCTGAATGAGTTGACGCGCATCAACTCGCACTTGGTGTGGTTGGGAACGCATGCGCTGGATATCGGCGCGATGTCGGTGTTTCTGTATTGCTTCCGAGAGCGGGAGGATGTGCTACGGCTGTTCGAAATGGTCAGCGGGCAGCGCATGATGACCTCTTATTTCCGCGTGGGTGGCCTGGCACTGGAACCGCCGCTGGGATTCTTTGAGAGGGTAAGGAAGTTCGTGGACCGCTTCCCCGACCGAGTGGACGAGTACGAGGACCTGCTGACCAGCAATCCGATTTGGATGGAGCGGACAAAGGGTGTGGGGTACATCTCGCCGGAGGATGCGCTGGCCCTGGGTGCGACCGGACCGACGCTGCGGGCGGCAGGGATTGATTTTGATTTACGGCGCGACATGCCGTACTCCGGTTACGGAAATTTTCAATTCGATGTACCCGTCTCGACCGACAGTGACGTGTTTGCGCGATATATGCTGCGCGTGCACGAGATGCGCGAGTCCACCAACATGGTGCTGCAGGCGCTAGCGGGCGTGCCGGAAGGGCCGATCAAAGCGGAGGCACCCAAGGTTGTCCTCCCGGACCGAGAGGCCATGAAGACGCAGATGGAAGCCCTGATCTACCACTTCAAGATCATTACGGAAGGATTCGCGGTGCCGGCGGGAGAGGTGTACCAGGCAGTGGAATCACCGCGAGGAGAAATGGGCTACTACGTGGTAAGCGACGGGACAGCGAAACCTTATCGGGTGCACATGCGCGCGCCGTCGTTCGCAAATTTGCAGGCGTTGCCCAAAATGTGCGAAGGCCGACTAATTGCGGATGTGGTGGCGGCAATTGGGAGCATAGATATTGTGCTGGGAGAAATAGACAGATAA
- a CDS encoding NADH-quinone oxidoreductase subunit C: MPLVPAINDVDKLADRPVLALLLATNRAAVSAAKFDRNELTIWVERGFIREACAILRDDKTLQFTFLSDLTCVDWYPSEPRFEVVYELLSIPRKERVRLKVRLPGSDPSVESLTSVWPSANFFEREVFDLFGVRFQGHPYLRRILMPEDWEGYPMRKDYPVEGYR; this comes from the coding sequence ATGCCCCTGGTCCCCGCGATCAACGATGTGGACAAACTAGCCGACCGCCCCGTGCTGGCGCTGCTATTGGCCACCAACCGCGCAGCAGTGTCAGCGGCAAAGTTTGACCGCAATGAGCTGACCATCTGGGTGGAGCGGGGCTTTATCCGCGAGGCCTGTGCCATTCTGCGGGACGATAAGACCCTGCAATTCACCTTTCTTAGTGATTTGACCTGTGTGGATTGGTATCCCTCGGAGCCGCGGTTTGAGGTTGTGTATGAGCTGCTTTCGATCCCACGCAAAGAGCGGGTGCGGCTTAAGGTTCGGCTGCCGGGGTCCGATCCCAGCGTGGAGTCGCTGACTTCAGTGTGGCCCTCGGCAAACTTTTTTGAACGTGAAGTCTTTGATTTGTTCGGAGTCCGCTTTCAAGGCCATCCTTATTTGCGCCGCATTTTGATGCCGGAAGACTGGGAGGGGTATCCCATGCGCAAGGATTACCCAGTCGAGGGCTACCGGTAA